The sequence CTGCATCAGGACCAGGCGAGCTTGCTGGCGGCCGCGCAGCCGGCGTTTGATGCGGGCGCTGCCGCGGACACCTTGTGGCAGGCGCTGATGCTGCGGATGACGCCCGGGAAGCTGCGCTATACCTCTGCGATCCTGGCCGATTTTGTCAAGGCCGAGAATTTTGAGAACTTCGATGTCCGCGATGCGTTTGAATTCCATGCCATGCAGTACTGCGCCCAGCAGAATGCCGACCAGACCGCGCGCGCCGCCATGGTCGAACATTTCGGCTGGACCGACAATGCGCAGCATCTGTTCCAGCACAACCCGGATCTGGCGCGCACGGCGCTGGCCCGCTATCGCGCGGATCAAGGTTACAAGTGGCTGGAGAATTCTGCCATCACCGGTTCGCAGGCCGCCCTGGCCCTGATCCAGACCGCGCTTCCCAAGCGCTCAATGCGCTTGTACCAGCACAAATTCGTGGCTGAAATGCAGGAACTGGTGCAGCGAATCCGCTGGCACCTGCCTGAACTGCTGGCATATCGCCTCAATCCAGAACTGTTCGCATGGTGGGAGAAGCAGGCGCATACGCCACGCCTGAGCATGCGCTCGGGCGTCATTGCGCTGCTGCTGGGCGCGCTGGTTTTCGGTTTCCTGGCAACATGGTGCGCCAGCCTCATCCCGGAAAGCCTGCATGACGCGACGGCAGTCACGGCTTTCGTCGCGATCGAAGTCGGCGCGCTCTGGCTGGCCTATCTGGCCATCAAGCGCGGCGCCTCGCAGCGTTTAAAGCAATGGCTGTATGCCAAGCACCTGACAAATTGGGTACAAGTCGGCTGGATGCCTTTGTTCATATTATGTTCGACCGCCGCCATGTTTGACCTCAGCGGCGATGCCATGCATGGGCTGATCGATGCTGGCCTGTTGCTATGCGCACTGGTTTCCTTGTTTGCAGCGTGGCGCTTCCTGAATGTGGTCGGCTTCGTTATCGTTGCTCTGCTGACCGTCGTTTTAGGTGGCGTCGGCGGACTTGGCCTCTCCATTTTTCCGGGATTCGGATTTTGGGAGTGCTGCCTGATTGCGCTGCCTGTGGCGATCATGCTGGTGCGTGGAGGGGAATACCACTATGGCTTGCTGAAATTCTCCGACAATTCTTTATGGAAGATTCGCGTCGCCTGGATGGCCATCGCAGGGCTGATATTTTATCTGGGCACCCTGGCGACGCCGGAGCACTATATCGTGCCCGCCGTGGCGGCCTGGCTCTGGTCTTTGCTCAGTATTCCGATCGTCAACGTTTATCTGGGCAGTGGCGCTACCGGCATGAGGGTCTATGCGTTTGGCCTGGTGACGATGGTGGCCAGCGCTGTACTGGAAAAAGCGAATCCTGCGATCCATCTGACGTCGACCATGCTGCTCGTCATGGCCTTGTTCATCGGCTTCAATAGCCAGGTTTGCAGAGACAGCGGCCGTAAATTCTCTTGAAATCCGCCGTCATAAACCGCGCTGCAAATCGGTTGTCGCAATCGCATGAAAATAGTTGTAAAATTGCAACGGTATGATTGCAACAAAACCAATGGCGTGGATTTGTAAAAGCCGGCCCGTCCAGGGCTGCTTGCACGCCGTGCTTACTCGGAATAGCGGCTTTTATCCGCTTTGATCGGACTTGATACAGGATGATGAAATGTTTTTGATCTGGAAGGGATGGGGGTTGTTGGTGATTGTCATCACGGCATTGATAGTAATATTGACGACGGTGGTTTTCGACAAGCTTGGTTTGCCCGTGGCGTATGGGGCGGCGTTGGGAATGATCGGTTCCGCCTTTGCGCTCTGGCAGGCCGGGAACAGGTTCAACTCGCCGCGCAAAAACCGGGTGCTGCTAGACCAGCAGACCGGCGCCGAGGTGATCTTGAAGCCGGACCATTCTTTGTTCTTCATCAAGATGCAGTACTGGGCGTTCATTGCCGGCGTGATTGGTCTGGTCATGCTGGTCAATCTGCTTGCGGGCCGTTCGTCCTGAGGCAACGGTTTTAAAAATAGAGCGGCACAGCGCACAGCAAGCTGCCGTTTCCATGTTTTTCTAGTCTGAGGATGTCCATGCGACCAGCAATCGAACGTAAGACAGCAAGCAACAGCGCCGTGAAATTTCCGGGGCTGTTTTTTTTCGCCTGCAGGGCTGCCGGTCCGTTGCTCGCGGCCTTGTTGTTCAGCCAGAGCGCGCATGCCGCCGGCATCAACAGCTTTTCTCCGCAAGGCGACGTCGCCCAGGTGCGTCAGGTGCGGGTCAACTTTTCCGAAGCAGCCGTGAAATTCGGCGATCCCAAGGCGCCGATGCCGTTCGATGTCAATTGCGCCGAGGCCGGCAGCGGCCGCTGGGCCGACGAACGCAACTGGATCTATGATTTCGTCAAGGACATAGGGCCGGGCACGCGCTGCAGCTTCGCGCTCAAGACCGGCTTCAAGCTATTGTCCGGCGCAGCGGTAAGTGGCAAGACCAGCTTTCAGTTCAACACTGGCGGCCCCGCCGTGATCAATGTCATGCCGTCGGGTGAGCGTATCGACGAAGAGCAGATCTTCATCCTGGTGCAGAACGGCGCCGCCACCAGCGACAGTATCTTGCAGCACGTGTATTGCGAAGCGGAAGGGGTGCACGAACGGATTCCGGTCAAGCTGATTGCCGGCGCGGCGCGCAAGGACCTGCTTGATCATTTTGCCGAAAAAATCAATCCCGAACGCGTCAGCACCGTGCAATGCCAGCAGCGCCTGCCTAACGACAGCGAGGTCAGCCTGACCTGGGACAAGGGAGTGGCGACGCCCTCAGGCGTGGCCAGCCGCCAGCCGCAAGTATTCAAGTTCAAGGTGCGCCCGACTTTCACCGCCAGCTTCAGCTGCGAGCGCGAAAATGCCAACGCCGCCTGCGCGCCTATTCTGCCGGTACGGCTGCTGTTTACTTCGCCGGTGCCACGCAAGCTGGCGGAGAATGTCACGCTGAGCGGCGCCAACGGCAAGCTCAAGCCCTTCTTCGACAAGACCGACACCGAGGACACGGTGACGCAACTGACCTTCAATCCGCCTTTCGCGGAAAAGTCTGAACTCAGCATCGAGCTGCCGAAAGACTTCCAGGATGAAAACGGCCGCGCCTTGTCGAACGCCACGGCATTTCCGATGAAAGCCCGCATGGCGGACTATCCGCCGCTGGCGAAATTTCCCTCGGCGCCGTTCGGCATCATCGAACTCAATGCCGACGCCACCTTGCCGGTCACCCTGCGCAGCGTCGAGGCCAGCATGATCGCGCGCAGCGCCGACGGCAAGATCCATCCGGGCAATGTCAGCAACCTCAAGGTCACGGACGACCAGAGCATCATCGCCTGGCTGACCAAGCTTAACCGTTATCACGAGAGCAGCATCACCATCAACAAGAAGTCGGTGGAGACACGCAGCCTTGGCATCCTGGCCAAGCAGGCCGGCGTCAAGACGCTGGCGCTGCCGCAGTCGCCGGAAAACAAAGATGGCATCCGGCCGTTTGAAGTGATCGGCATTCCACTCAAGGATCCCGGCTTCTATGTGGTCGAACTGGAATCGCAAAAGCTGGGCGCGGCGTTGCTGGGCAAGGCGGCGCCGATGTTCGTGCGCACCAGCGCGCTGGTGACCAATTTGTCGGTGCACGTCAAGATCGGCCGCCAGAACGGCGCGGTCTGGGTCACCACGCTGGACAACGCCAAGCCGGTGAGCGATGCCGATGTGCGGATTTCCGATTGCACCGGTACCGAACTGTGGCGCGGCAAGACTGACAAGACCGGGATCGTGATGGTGCCGGAATTTCCGGAGGACGTTTGCCGCAACGGCGGCGATGGCGAATCCGGGAAAATCTCCGGCTTCTTTGTCAGCGCCCGCAAGACTGACGAAAAAGGCCGTGCCGACATGGCGTTCGCTTTGACCTCCTGGAACAGCGGCATCGAATCCTGGCGCTTCAACCTGCCGACCGATACCGACAAGGCGTCCACCGTGCGAGCCCATACCGTATTCGACCGCACCTTGTTCCGCGCCGGCGAAACGGTATCGATGAAGCACGTGATCCGCACCGAGACCATGCAAGGCTTCGGCTTCCTGACCAAGGACAAGTTGCCGACCCGGGTGCGCATCATCCATCAGGGCAGCGGCCAGGAGTATCAGTTTGCACTGACCTGGCGCGGCCAGAAAAACGCGGAAACCGTGTTTGCCATTCCCAAGGAAGCCAAGCTCGGCAGCTATGACGTGATGCTGGACAGCGGCGCGCCTAAGAACGTCGCCGAAGCCGGCGATGCGAAAGATGACAGCGACAACAGCAGCGACGAGGGCGACGACGAAGGCCACGGCCGCCGCAGTTACAGCACCGGCAGTTTCCGCGTCGAAGAGTTCCGCCTGCCGCTGTTGCAAGGACGGATCACACCGCCGAAAAGCCTGGTGGCGCCGAAGGAAGTGCCGCTCGATGTACAGCTGAACTACCTGAACGGCGGCGGCGCTTCCGGCCAGTCGGTGCACGTCACCAGCCTGTTGCGCAGCAAGGGCGTAAGTTTTTCTGCCTACGACGGCTATTCCTTTTCGGCCGCGCGCAACGATGAGGACAGCGGCGCTGACGACCAGAAGATCGTCGCCGACAAATTGCCGGTGACGCTGGACAAGAACGGCGGCGGCAAGACTGTAGTGAAGGACTTGCCGGCGATTACCGCGCCGAAGGAAATGCTGACGGAAATGACCTTCGCCGATCCAAACGGCGAAATCCAGACCGTATCGAGCGTCACGCCAATCTGGCCGGCGGCAGTGGTGGTCGGCCTGAAAGCCGGGGAGTGGGTCTCGGTCAAGAAGAAGCTGACCCTGACCGCGGTGGCGCTGAATCCTGCGGGCCAGCCGCAAAGCGGCGTGTCGATTGAAATCAGCGGCTCGTCCAAGCGTACCAATTCGCACCGCAAGCGCATGGTGGGCGGATTCTATGCCTATGAAAACACCAGCAGCGGCACTGACCTCGGTTCGCTGTGCTCGGGTAAAACCGATGCTCGCGGCCTGATGATCTGTACCGTGGAGTTGTCGGAGCCGGGCAATATCGAACTGACCGCCAAGGGCAAGGACGATAGCGGCAAGGTCTCTGTCGCGACCAGCTCAGTGTGGGTAACCAAGCAGGGCGAGCTGTGGTTCGATGGCGAAAACCAGGACCGTATCGATATCCTGCCGGAAAAGAAGAGTTACCAGCCGGGCGAAACCGCCAAGTTCCAGGTGCGCATGCCGTTCCGCTATGCCACCGTGCTGGTGGCGGTGGAACGCGAAGGCGTGGTCGAAACCCAGGTGCTGCAGTTGAACGGGCAGGACCCGACCTTCAGCCTGCCGGTCAAGGCCGGCTATGCACCCAACATCTTCGTCTCGGTGCTGGCGGTGCGCGGTCGCATGCGCGATGTGCCTTGGTATTCCTTCTTTACCTGGGGCTGGAAAGAGCCTTTGAACTGGTGGCATGAGTTCAAGGAATACCAGGCCCCAAGCGCCACCGTCGACTTGGCCAAGCCGGCTTACAAGTTCGGCATCGCTGAAATCTCGGTCGGCAGCGCCGCCAACCAGCTGGCGGTGACGGTCAAGGCTGACCAGCCTAGCTACGCCATCCGCACTACCGCCAAGGTCAACATCCAGGTCAACCTGCCGAACGGCAAGCCGGCTGCCGGTGCCGAAATCGCCCTGGCGGCGGTGGACGAAGCCTTGCTGGAACTGGAGCCGAACAAGAGCTGGGACCTGCTGCAGGCAATGTTGCAGCGGCGTAGCTACGGCGTCGAAACTTCGACCGCGCAGATGCAAGTGGTCGGCAAACGCCATTACGGCCGCAAGGCGATACCGGCCGGTGGTGGCGGCGGCAAGTCGCCGACGCGTGAACTGTTCGATACCTTGCTGTTGTGGAAACCGGCCATCGTGCTGGACGCCAATGGCCGGGCTCAGGTCGACGTGCCGCTCAATGACGCCCTGACCAGCTTCAAGATCGTGGCTGTGGCGCAGAGCGGCGACAGCCTGTTCGGCACCGGCGCCGTCAGCATTCGCTCGACCCAGGATCTGCAGCTGATCTCCGGCTTGCCGCCGCTGGTGCGCGAGGGCGACGATTTCAGCGCCATGGTGACGGTGCGTAATACCACCACACGCGTGATGCAAGTCAACGCCACCGCGCAGGCCGCCGGTCTGGCGGCGCCATTGCCGGCCAAGGACGTGAGCATTCCGGCCGGCGAGTCGCGCGAACTGCTATGGGCAGTGACCGTGCCGGCCGACGCCAAGCAGCTGGTGTGGGAAATCAATGCGCAGGAACAGGGCGGACCGAAGGTCAAGGATGCCATCAAGTTTACCCAGCGCGTAGTGCCGGCAGTGCCGGTGACGGTGCAGCAGGCCACCATGTTCCAGCTCGACAAACCGTTCAGCATGGCGGTGGCGCCACCGGCCGACGGCTTACCCGGACGCGGCGGCCTGGCGGTATCGCTGGCCTCTTCGCTGGCAGGCAACAGCGAGGGCTTGCGGCGTTACTTCGTCAACTATCCCTTCTCCTGCCTGGAACAAAAGACCTCGCGCGCGATCGGCTTGCGTGACGACGTCGCCTGGCAAAAAGTGACCAACGACCTGCCGACCTATCTCGACAGCGACGGCCTGGCTTACTACTACCCGCCTAGCGCCAGCAATGCGGGACGCGGCAGCGACACCCTGACCGCCTATCTGCTGGCCGTCACGCAAGAGTCCGGCTTTGCGATTCCGCAGCAAAGCCGCGACAAGATGCTGGATGGCCTGGCGGCTTTTGTCGAAGGCAAGATCACGCGCGATTTCTGGTCGCCCAAGAAAGACCTGGATGTGCGCAAGCTGGCCGCGCTGGAAGCGCTCTCGCGCTATGACCGGGTGCGTCCGGCGATGCTCGATTCGATCCAGCTCTCGCCTAACCTGTGGCCGACGTCGGCGGTGCTGGACTGGATCAACATCCTGCAACGGGTCACCAGCATTCCGGACCGCGCCAAACGCCTGGCCGAAGCCGACCAGATCATCCGCGCCCGCCTGAACTACCAAAGCACACGCATGGGTTTCTCTACCGAGACGGACGACTACTGGTGGTGGCTGATGGCCAGCGCCGATGTCAACGCCACTCGCCTGGTGCTGACCATGCTGGATAATCCGGCCTGGAAGGAAGACATGCCGAAGCTGATCAATGGCGCCATCCAGCGGCAGTCGCGCGGACATTGGGCGACTACCACGGCCAACGTCTGGGGCAGCCTGGCCATGCAGAAATTCAGCCAGAAGTTCGAGTCGGAAAAAGTGGTGGGCGTGACCAAGGCCTCGCTGGAGCAGGGCGCTGCCGTGGCGAACAGCCAAAGCTTCAGCTGGCCAACGGCTACGGCGGAAGGTGGCAAGCTGCAACTGCCATGGCCTGCTACCGCGGCGCCGGCGGAGCTCAAGCTGAACCACGCCGGCAGCGGCGCGCCATGGGTGACCGTGCAAAGCCTTGCTGCCGTAGCGCTGAAGAAGCCATTCTCCAGCGGTTACCGGATCACCAAGAACATCGTGCCGGTCGAGCAAAAGGAAAAGGGCAAGTACAGCCGCGGCGATATCTACCGGGTCGACCTGGAAATAGACGCCCAGACCGACATGACCTGGGTGGTGGCGACCGATCCGATTCCATCAGGTGCGACTCTGCTGGGTTCCGGCCTGGGCCGCGATTCGGCGATCGCTACCACCAGCGAACGGCCTAGCGGCAGCGCCTGGCTGGCCTACGAAGAGCGCAGCTTCGAGTCTTTCCGTAGCTATTACGAGTACGTGCCGAAGGGGAAATTCACCATGACCTATACCTTCCGCCTCAACAATCCGGGCGAATTCAGCTTGCCGCCGACCCGGGTCGAGGCCATGTATGCGCCAGAAATGTTTGGCGAGATCCCTAATCCGAAATGGACGGTGAAGTGAAATTGAAGCAACACGCGGCTCTCGGCGCTCGCAGCAAAAACGCAGCAGCGCCCGAGAGTCGGGACAAACCATTATGGTTGCAAGGCTGGCCGCTGGCGACACTGCTGTGGCTAGCCTTGAGCGCCGCGCCGGCGCATGCCTTGCAAAAATTCGTCGAAGTCCAGCAGGAGTTCCGCTCCTCCGAAGCCAGCCTGTATGACCGCAAGGGTCAGCTGCTGCAGCAGATCCGCCTGAATCCGCATGAACGACGCTTGTCCTGGGTGGCGCTGGAAGATGTCTCGCCAGCCTTGCGCAACGCACTGGTAGCATCTGAAGACCGGCGCTTCTACCAGCACAGCGGAGTCGATTGGAATGCGGTGGCGGCTGCGGCCTGGGGCAATCTGTGGAACAGCCGCACTCGTGGCGCCTCGACCATCACCATGCAGCTGGCCGGTTTGCTGGACGACGATTTGCGCCGCCGTAATTCACCGCGCTCCTTCAGCCAGAAGCTGTCGCAGGTGATGGTGGCGCAGCTGTTGGAGCGCAACTGGCGCAAGGACCAGATCCTGGAAGCCTATCTGAACCTGGTCAGCTTCCGCGGCGAACTGGTCGGTATCCATGCCTTGTCGCGGGTCTTGTTCGGCAAGCATCCGGGCGGCCTGAGCCAGCGCGAAGCGGCGATTGCCGTGGCCCTGATCCGCGGCCCAATGCCACGCCGGCGCGTGTTACGGAACGTGCCTGCCGTATCCTGCAGGAGCAACATGCAGGACAGGAATGCAAGGACCTGGAAAGCTTCACCTTGCTGGCGCTGGCGCGCACCGGTTCGAATTCCGAAGTGGTGGTCACCACCACGGCGCCGCAACTGGCGCCGCACCTGGCGCGCAAGCTGCTGCGCACGCCGGGGCAATCACTGCGCTCGACGCTGGATGCCGGCGTGCAGCGCTTCGCTACCGATGCGCTGCAGCGGCAGCTGGCGGCGCTGACCGATCGCAATATCCAGGACGGCGCCATTCTCGCCATCGACAACGCCAGCGGCGACGTGCTGGCCTGGGTAGGCTCCAGCAGCACTTTTTCCAATGCCGCCGATGTCGACGGCGTGGTCGCCTTGCGCCAAGCCGGCTCGACCCTGAAGCCCTTCCTGTACGAGATGGCGATCGAAAAGAAATGGATGACCGCGGCCTCGCTGCTGAACGATGCGGCGATCAACCTGCCGACCGCCAGCGGCCTGTATATCCCGCAAAACTACGACAAGCAGTTCAAGGGCCTGGTCAGCGTGCGCACCGCGCTCGGTTCATCGCTCAACATTCCGGCGGTGCGCACCCTGGTGACGGTGACGCCGACCGCCTTTTTCCAGCGCTTGCAAACTCTGGGATTCCAGCTGCGCGAATCCGGCGACTATTACGGCTACAGCCTGGCGCTTGGCAGCGCCGACGTCAGCCTGCTGGCGCTGACCAACGCCTATCGCGCGTTGGCCAACCAGGGCCGCTACAGCGGCATCCGCACCGCGCTGAGCGACCCGCCAGTCAAAATGACCAAGGCGATGGATCCCGGCGCCACCTTCATCATCGGCGACATCCTGTCCGACCGCAGCGCCCGCAGCCGCACCTTCGGCCTCGAAAACGCGCTATCGACGCGGGTCTGGACCGCAGTCAAGACCGGCACCTCGAAAGACATGCGCGACAACTGGGCGGTCGGCTATTCGGACCGCTATACCGTCGGCGTCTGGGTCGGCAATGCTTCCGGCCTGCCGATGTGGGATGTGTCCGGCGTCACCGGCGCCGCGCCGATCTGGCAGGAAGTCATGCAATACCTGCACGCGCGCGACCAGTTGCGCCAGCGTATTCCGCAAAAACCGGAGGGCGTAGTGGCGCAGGAGATTCGTTATGACGACAAGCAGGAAGCGCCGCGCCAAGAGTATTTTCTGGCGGGCACCGAGCAAGCGCTGATCAGGACCGCCAAATCCGACGACATCGGCGTAGCGATCCGCTATCCGACCGCCGGCATGCTGGTGGCGCTGGATCCGGATATTCCGCCTGAGCGGCAGCGCATACGGTTTCAGGCAAGCGGTTTAAGCAACGGCAGCTGGCGGCTGGATGGCAAACTGCTGAGCGCGGCCGAAGCGGCGCCGAAAAACAGGAGGAACAAGAATGTGCGGCCGCTCCCTGTACAAAATCCCCAGCTCGCACTGGACTGGATGCCTTGGCCAGGGCGGCATGTGCTGGAACTGCTGGATGACAAGCAGACGGTCCTTGATCAGGTCAGGTTTGAAGTGCGCGGGGCTGTTGAAAGAGTAGCCGCTCCGAAAAACGGCTCCGGCTCGCGCAAAGGCGCGTGATCGGATAGCTGCCGCCATTGCAGGCGCACGTGGATGTGCCGGGAATGCTTATCCCCGCCTGTCCTGTTTTGCATCGGCGAGCAGATAATCCACTAAATCCACCACCATGTCAGAGCGGGGTTGTCCGGCAACCCGCGATAACCACCAGGTGCTGCCGGGCAGGCGCGGATAACCGGGCAGGATGCTGATGTGTCCGCGCGCCAGGTTGTCGTACGCCAGCAAATAGGGAAGGCAGGCGATGCCGCGTTTGCGCAGCACCGCATCCAGTAATAGACGTACATCGTCGTAGATTGCCTGTTTCCGGAAAGCCGCCAGCTGATGGCGGAAAATGCCTGCAGTCGCGTCATCGGTCAGGCTCTCCTCCAGGCACACCAGGCCGGTATGCAGATGATGCTGCTCCAGCGGGATGCCGCTTAGCTTGGCAGCCAGTTCTGCGTTGCCGACAACCACCCATTCATCCTGCAAAAACGGTACTTCCATTAAACCTGGCTGCTGGATCGGGCGATTGCCGATGGTGATGTCGACATCGATTTCGTCAATGAAGCGGGCGGTTTCATCGGTCGAGAACAAGGGGAACAGTCCTGGAATCCGGTCTTGCAGCAGCTCTATCCGGGGTTGCAGCCAGCCATGCAGCAACGGCGCCGGGCACACCAGCACCACCAGCCCTGGGTCGAGATAGGTGGCGATGCGCGTCAAGCCGCTGTGCAAGGTCCCGAACGAGCGCTGTACGCTCTGCAGCAAGACCTCCCCGGCAACGTTCAATTCCACGCCGCGTCCGACCCGATGGAACAGCGGCTGGCCAATTTGCTCTTCCAGCAGTTGTATCTGATGACTGATGGCGGATTGCGATACGCACAGCTCGTCGGCCGCACGGGAGAAATTGCCAAGGCGGGCAGCCGCTTCAAAGCCGCCCAGAAGTTTTAATGATGGAATTCGATTCATTAATATATGAGAAAAACTAATTGATTAAGCCAATAAACATCAATATTCATCAAGTGTAGCATGTCCCATAATGGCTCTGTATTCCGCGTTCCAGCAATAAACATCGCTTTGAACATATCTTTAAAGGAGAAAATAGTCGTGAGCTCTCGTCGTGGTTTTTTGCAAAAATGCAGTGCCGGTGGCGGCGCTTTTGTATTCGGAGGTTTGCTGACAGCTTGCGGCAGCGGCACGGCGTCGACAGGCCTGCCAGAGGGCGTCAATGATGCCAATGATGCCAGCCGGCCGCAGGGCAATGGCGGGCAAGCTTTGCCGCGATCCGGCTGGACCATGCGTGATGAGGGCGATGCACACAAAGCGACCTGGATGGCATTTGTTGCATCCGACGCCATTTGGGAGGCTTGGCAAGTTGCGTCGGTGCAAGATGCCTTGGCGCGCATCGCCAATGCAATCGTGCAATTCGAGCCGGTCAACATGCTGGTCAATCAACGCGATCTGGCGATCGCCCGGCAAAAGCTTGACCCGCGGGTGAAGCTGCTGGTTGCCGGCCTCGATGACCTCTGGATACGCGACACAGGACCGGTATTTGTCGTGCACCAGAATGGGGAAAAAGCGGGCGTCAACTTCAATTTCAATGGCTGGGGTAAAAAGCAGGTCTATGCCAACGATGGCAAGGTGGCGGGATTTGTTACGCAGCAGGCCGGCGTGCGGATGCTGCCGACCAAGCTGGTGCTGGAAGGCGGCGGCATCGAAGTTGACGGCAAAGGCACTGCCATCATCACCGAAAGCTGTGTGCTGAATCCGAATCGCAATCCCGGCCTGAGCAAGGCGGATTGCGAGGCTGAGCTGAACGCGCTGCTAGGCATCCGCAAGGTGATTTGGCTGCCGGGGATTGCCGGCAAGGATATTACCGACGGACATACCGATTTCTATGCGCGTTTTGCGCGGCCCGGTGTTGTGGTCGCGGGTTTTGATCCGGACCCTGCCTCCTATGACAACGCAGTGACTACCCGCCATCTGCAAATACTGCGCGCCGCCACAGATGCCAATGGCCAGCCCTTGCAAGTCGTCACGATAGAGGTGCCTGGCCGTATCCGGCCAGAGTTTGCGAGCAAGACTTTTGCGCCAGGCTATATCAATTTTTACCTCGTCAACGGGGCTCTGATCATGCCGGAGTTTGGCGACGCGGCAGCCGACGCCAATGCCAAGGCGCGTTATATGGAATTGTTCCCCGGGCGCGCCATAGTGCAGTTGAATATCGATCCGATTGCTGCAGGCGGCGGTGGGATTCATTGCACAACCCAGCAACAGCCTGCTTGAGCCGGCGCGATTGCATCGATGCGGAGCGGCCGAAGCAATCCAATGAGGATCGTCACACCGCTCGCCGGCGATCTCAAGCCCTTAAAGGTCAGCTGCTGTCGCGATAAAAGGCGCCAAGCACGCGATCGATGATCGCGGTTGCCTGTCGCGCCGGCAGCGCCGAGTCCGCCGTCTGCTCCAGGTGCAGCGACGCTTCACAAATCATCGCGCCTATCATCCTGCTGGCCAGATAGGGATTCTCGACATCGAATTCGCCGCGCTGTTGCAATCCTTTTATGGCCTCGATCAACAAGCCATACGGATAGGTTTCGCTGATCTGGCGGCAGCGCTCGACGCCAAGGACAGCGGCCGCCTCCTGGATCACCAGGCGGCGGTATGAAGGCTCGGTGCAAACTTCCAGGAAGGCCTTGGCGCCGATGCTGAGCTTGGCGCGCAGGTCCGGTTGCAGCTTCGCCTGGGCGGCGATCTTCGAGGCGGCTTCTTTTTGCAGATCGATCACCAGCGCTTCAAACAGCGCCTGCTTGTCGTCGAAATGGTGATAGAACGCGCCGCGCGTCACGCGTGCGGCGCGCGCCACGGCTTCAATGCCTGTCTGCTGGTAGCCCTCGGCGGTGAAAATCTCGCGGGCAGTCGCCAGCAGCGCTGTACGCGTGGCGTCAGCATATTCTTCGCGGCGGCTTTTGATGGGCTCCATGCTCGTCATGTCTCTAGTGTACAGCGTGTTCTATCAAATTCTTCTTGTATTGTTTAATTCGTTTGGTATATTACATACACACTGTATGTTAAGTTCGGTGTGTCAAATTCTGGTTTGCCGTATTGCCTTTATCCCTACTATGGAGAATCGACATGGCCGCATCAATCGTGATCAATACCCTCGCAAAGCATGAGCCTCCCACGCCGCAGCAGTTTGCCGCTGCCGCCGACATGGTGGCCCGCTTTGCACAAAGCTGGAATGCGCCGCAGGCCGAAAGCCTGCGCGAGCTGATGCATGAAGACACGCAAAATCTGATTCCACCCATGACGGCGCCGGCCGACAGAGAGGGCGTGGTGCAGTACTTTCGCCAGGTGCTGGAACGTTTTCCGGACATGCGGCTGGACATCATCCGCTGGGCGCCGACGGGCGACATGGTGCTGATCGAATGGCTGGCGACTGCCACGGTAGCGGGCAGTCCGCTGAGCTGGACCGGCATCGACCGTTTCCGCATCCGCGGCAACCGCATGGACCAGGGGCAGGTCTACTGGGATACGCGTGGCGTGGCGGAAAGGGTGGCGCAGCTGACGCAGGGGCAGCAGGGCGCTGCGGTCAGTTGAGCTGATTTGAGGAAAGAGAGCGCCGCCGCGATCGTCGGGTGGCGCTGAGCGGCAATGCCTTGTGCCGCATCCAGGGGGCGC comes from Collimonas pratensis and encodes:
- a CDS encoding J domain-containing protein, translating into MHSEWNKWIWSALDIPPSDDERTVKRAYAKRLKVVRPDDDPEKFQALRQAYERALALIQQSFAGNAGHGNAAALPAAAKAVDPAGETMAESLAHPGLPAAKQTIILHQDQASLLAAAQPAFDAGAAADTLWQALMLRMTPGKLRYTSAILADFVKAENFENFDVRDAFEFHAMQYCAQQNADQTARAAMVEHFGWTDNAQHLFQHNPDLARTALARYRADQGYKWLENSAITGSQAALALIQTALPKRSMRLYQHKFVAEMQELVQRIRWHLPELLAYRLNPELFAWWEKQAHTPRLSMRSGVIALLLGALVFGFLATWCASLIPESLHDATAVTAFVAIEVGALWLAYLAIKRGASQRLKQWLYAKHLTNWVQVGWMPLFILCSTAAMFDLSGDAMHGLIDAGLLLCALVSLFAAWRFLNVVGFVIVALLTVVLGGVGGLGLSIFPGFGFWECCLIALPVAIMLVRGGEYHYGLLKFSDNSLWKIRVAWMAIAGLIFYLGTLATPEHYIVPAVAAWLWSLLSIPIVNVYLGSGATGMRVYAFGLVTMVASAVLEKANPAIHLTSTMLLVMALFIGFNSQVCRDSGRKFS